A single region of the Penaeus monodon isolate SGIC_2016 chromosome 18, NSTDA_Pmon_1, whole genome shotgun sequence genome encodes:
- the LOC119584357 gene encoding uncharacterized protein LOC119584357, whose translation MTRVMFLAAIAAFAICAEAASLGPQGELHRAKRQFSWSSDQDVKQYGVDTPGGEQFVSSHNTLLSNNQRVGQLGFGANNKQFVHQGFSLFGPSKQEVEQIATGGGFQHQTVSQKGSIFGSNSQRVIQKGGTKQIVTGK comes from the exons ATGACACGTGTGATGTTCCTGGCGGCGATCGCTGCTTTCGCCATCTGTGCTGAGGCGGCTTCACTGG GACCTCAAGGGGAGCTGCACCGAGCAAAACGTCAGTTCTCTTGG tcGAGCGACCAAGACGTAAAGCAATACGGTGTAGACACACCCGGCGGAGAGCAGTTTGTCAGTTCACACAACACTCTCCTCAGCAACAATCAAAGAGTCGGCCAACTAGGTTTCGGGGCCAACAACAAGCAGTTTGTGCATCAAGGTTTCTCACTGTTCGGACCCAGCAAACAAGAAGTAGAACAGATTGCGACAGGAGGTGGTTTCCAGCACCAGACTGTCAGTCAAAAGGGTAGCATCTTCGGCAGCAACAGCCAGAGAGTTATTCAGAAGGGAGGTACTAAACAGATTGTGACTGGCAAGTAA